One genomic region from Pseudomonas hormoni encodes:
- a CDS encoding aldo/keto reductase: MSQPTLHDLHRPLGSTGLLVSPLGLGTVKLGRDQGVKYPNGFQIPGDDEARMLLKLARDLGINLIDTAPAYGRSEERLGPLLRGQRQDWVIVSKVGEEFADGQSRHDFTAAHTRLSVERSLQRLETDFIDLVLVHSDGNDLAILNDCEVYATLAALKAEGKIRGYGFSGKTVEGGLKALEQGDCAMVTYNLNEQNEKPVIDYAAAHGKAILVKKALASGHVCLSPGVDPVRASFELLFEHPGVASAIVGTINPLHLAHNVATVAQVLRSN, translated from the coding sequence ATGAGCCAACCCACCCTGCACGATTTGCATCGCCCATTGGGCAGTACCGGCCTGCTGGTTTCACCACTGGGCCTCGGCACGGTCAAACTCGGCCGCGATCAAGGCGTGAAATACCCCAATGGCTTTCAGATTCCCGGCGATGACGAAGCGCGCATGCTGCTCAAGCTCGCGCGCGACCTGGGCATCAACCTGATCGACACCGCGCCGGCCTATGGCCGCAGCGAAGAACGCCTCGGCCCCTTGTTGCGGGGTCAGCGACAGGATTGGGTGATCGTCAGCAAGGTCGGCGAAGAGTTCGCCGACGGTCAGTCCCGCCATGATTTCACTGCCGCGCATACTCGCCTGTCGGTGGAACGCAGCCTGCAACGCCTGGAAACGGATTTCATCGATCTGGTGCTGGTGCATTCCGACGGCAACGACCTCGCGATCCTAAACGACTGCGAGGTCTACGCGACCCTCGCCGCGCTCAAGGCCGAAGGCAAGATTCGCGGCTATGGTTTCTCCGGTAAAACGGTCGAAGGCGGTTTGAAGGCTCTGGAGCAAGGTGATTGCGCGATGGTCACCTACAATCTGAACGAACAGAACGAGAAGCCGGTCATTGACTATGCTGCTGCACACGGCAAAGCCATCCTGGTCAAAAAAGCCCTGGCCAGCGGTCATGTCTGCCTGAGCCCGGGTGTGGATCCGGTGCGCGCCAGCTTCGAGTTGTTGTTTGAACATCCGGGTGTGGCCAGTGCTATTGTCGGGACCATCAATCCGCTGCACCTCGCCCACAACGTCGCGACCGTTGCCCAGGTCCTACGTAGCAACTGA
- a CDS encoding NAD(P)/FAD-dependent oxidoreductase codes for MPSVISTDVLIVGAGVAGLWLNARLRRQGFSTVLVESATLGGGQSVKSQGIIHGGAKYALHGALTGASEAIADMPRRWREALAGDGELDLSGVRLLSEAHYLWSPGTIAGNLTSFFASKAVRGRVDQVKGDQLPPALQDKRFKGKVYRLAELVIDVPSLIQRLADLAGDGLLAGQNIEPLLDGGVLVGLKVDGREIRAQRIVLSAGAGTAALLEALGLSQPAMQRRPLHMIIAKGPSLKPLYAHCLGGGTKPRITVTTHPAADGQWVWYMGGDIAEAEGVAREPAEQIATAQKELGQLLPWIDLSTVQWATLRVDRAEPLQSGLTRPDNAFLAEEGRLLVGWPTKLALAPDFADRVINALQRDGIQPSHPAPLPELPKPPMGVPAWEQLLP; via the coding sequence ATGCCATCCGTTATTTCCACCGACGTTCTGATTGTCGGCGCTGGTGTCGCCGGCCTCTGGCTGAATGCGCGCCTGCGCCGCCAGGGTTTTTCGACCGTGCTGGTGGAAAGCGCCACGCTCGGTGGCGGACAGAGTGTGAAGTCCCAGGGGATCATTCACGGCGGTGCCAAATACGCACTGCATGGCGCCCTGACCGGCGCTTCGGAAGCCATCGCCGACATGCCGCGTCGCTGGCGTGAAGCCCTGGCCGGCGACGGCGAACTGGACTTGTCCGGCGTGCGTCTGTTGTCCGAAGCCCACTATCTCTGGTCTCCCGGCACGATCGCCGGCAACCTCACCAGTTTCTTCGCCAGCAAAGCCGTGCGTGGCCGCGTCGACCAGGTCAAGGGCGATCAATTGCCGCCGGCCCTGCAAGACAAGCGCTTCAAGGGCAAGGTCTATCGCCTGGCGGAACTGGTGATCGACGTGCCAAGCCTGATCCAGCGCCTGGCCGATCTGGCGGGTGACGGCCTGCTCGCCGGTCAGAACATCGAACCGCTGCTGGACGGTGGCGTTCTGGTGGGCCTGAAGGTCGACGGGCGCGAGATCCGCGCCCAGCGCATCGTCTTGAGCGCCGGTGCCGGCACCGCGGCGCTGCTTGAAGCGCTGGGCCTGAGCCAGCCTGCCATGCAACGCCGACCGTTGCACATGATCATCGCCAAAGGCCCGAGCCTCAAACCGCTGTACGCCCACTGCCTGGGCGGCGGCACCAAACCGCGCATCACCGTCACCACTCACCCGGCCGCCGACGGCCAATGGGTCTGGTACATGGGTGGCGACATTGCCGAAGCCGAAGGTGTTGCCCGCGAACCCGCCGAACAAATTGCCACCGCGCAGAAAGAACTCGGCCAGTTGCTGCCATGGATCGACCTGAGCACCGTGCAATGGGCGACCTTGCGCGTGGACCGCGCCGAGCCGCTGCAATCAGGCCTGACCCGTCCGGACAACGCATTCCTCGCCGAAGAAGGCCGGCTCCTGGTCGGCTGGCCCACCAAACTGGCGCTGGCACCGGACTTCGCCGACCGCGTGATCAATGCCTTGCAACGCGACGGCATTCAGCCAAGCCACCCGGCGCCGCTGCCCGAATTGCCAAAACCGCCAATGGGCGTCCCGGCCTGGGAGCAACTGTTGCCATGA
- a CDS encoding DMT family transporter, translating into MTAYYYLAIAICAEVIATVSMKAVKGISTPLPLILVIVGYGIAFWMLTLVVRSVPVGVAYAVWAGMGIVMVSVAALFIYGQKLDVPAMLGMALIVLGVVVIQLFSKTAGH; encoded by the coding sequence ATGACCGCTTACTACTACCTGGCCATCGCCATCTGCGCCGAAGTGATCGCGACTGTTTCGATGAAAGCGGTTAAAGGCATCAGTACGCCGCTGCCACTGATTCTGGTTATCGTCGGTTACGGCATCGCCTTCTGGATGCTGACGCTGGTGGTGCGCAGCGTTCCGGTGGGTGTGGCTTATGCGGTGTGGGCTGGCATGGGGATCGTGATGGTCAGCGTTGCGGCGCTGTTTATCTACGGGCAGAAGCTGGATGTGCCGGCGATGCTGGGGATGGCGTTGATTGTGCTGGGTGTCGTGGTGATCCAGCTCTTCTCCAAAACCGCAGGGCACTAA
- a CDS encoding LysR family transcriptional regulator — protein sequence MNVQWNLEQLRLFVSVAEQRSFSAVARDQRKAQSAVSSSIALLEEDLGVSLFDRSSGRQPKLTEAGNALLDEAREVLRQCERLNGRALAMMRGQEARLRVAQDEAMPYQPIIESFEALAKQFPSLEVQLTSAAQGDVARKLVERRADLGLLFYHDQIPEALERRVLGSVEMVTVCGVGHPLATQARVDCQQLAQHRQLLMSTQSSVYPGSEPASPQVWRADSFYVMAEWLVRGLGWAWLPRHVVQYPAYQGLMIELASEWTPPALVVELVWRRDEPLGPAARWLAERFAVHLQAIGEKSR from the coding sequence ATGAACGTGCAATGGAATCTGGAACAACTACGGCTGTTCGTCAGCGTCGCCGAGCAGCGCTCGTTTTCCGCCGTAGCGCGGGATCAGCGCAAGGCGCAATCGGCGGTCAGCAGTTCGATTGCACTGTTGGAAGAAGACTTGGGCGTGAGCCTGTTCGACCGCAGCAGCGGTCGTCAGCCGAAACTCACTGAGGCCGGCAATGCCTTGCTGGATGAGGCGCGGGAAGTGCTGCGTCAATGCGAACGGCTCAATGGTCGGGCGCTGGCGATGATGCGCGGCCAGGAGGCCCGTCTGCGCGTGGCTCAGGATGAGGCGATGCCCTATCAACCGATCATCGAAAGCTTCGAAGCACTTGCCAAGCAATTCCCCAGCCTCGAAGTGCAATTGACCAGCGCAGCCCAGGGCGATGTGGCGCGCAAGCTGGTGGAGCGCCGGGCCGATCTCGGTTTGTTGTTCTATCACGATCAGATTCCCGAGGCGCTCGAACGGCGCGTGCTGGGCAGCGTCGAAATGGTCACGGTGTGCGGTGTCGGGCATCCATTGGCGACGCAGGCTCGGGTCGATTGCCAGCAACTGGCGCAGCATCGGCAGCTGCTGATGTCGACCCAGTCCAGTGTTTATCCCGGCAGCGAGCCGGCCAGCCCGCAGGTCTGGCGGGCCGACAGCTTCTACGTGATGGCCGAATGGCTGGTGCGTGGCCTCGGCTGGGCCTGGCTGCCGCGACACGTGGTGCAGTATCCGGCGTATCAGGGGCTAATGATCGAACTGGCCAGTGAATGGACACCGCCGGCGCTGGTGGTGGAACTGGTCTGGCGTCGCGACGAACCCCTTGGCCCGGCGGCCCGTTGGCTGGCGGAACGTTTTGCCGTGCACTTGCAGGCGATCGGCGAGAAAAGCCGATAA
- the waaA gene encoding lipid IV(A) 3-deoxy-D-manno-octulosonic acid transferase — translation MNRTLYTALFYLGLPLVAIRLWLRSRKAPAYAKRIGERFSLGLPAMKPGGIWVHAVSVGESIAAAPMIRALLQRYPTLPITVTCMTPTGSERIHALFANEPRIQHCYLPYDLPCAAARFLDRVQPTLAVIMETELWPNHIHQCAKRGIPVALANARLSERSAKGYGRFGKLTQPMLAEMSLFAVQTEAEAQRFRDLGARAETVEVTGSIKFDLTIDPQLLQRAAELRGQWQAQERPVWIAASTHDGEDEVVLAAHRQLLAGHPDALLILVPRHPERFNSVFELCKQQGFATVRRSTGEPVIAGTSVLLGDTMGELLFLYALADSAFVGGSLVPNGGHNLLEPAALAKPVLSGPHLFNFLEIAAQLRSAGALQEVEDAEGLALAVQRLFELPRDAQRMAEAGLKVMRTNQGALQRLLDGLGRLIDKT, via the coding sequence ATGAATAGAACTCTCTACACCGCGCTGTTTTACCTGGGGCTGCCACTGGTAGCGATTCGGCTGTGGCTGCGCTCGCGCAAGGCGCCGGCGTATGCCAAGCGCATCGGCGAGCGTTTCTCCCTCGGGCTGCCGGCGATGAAGCCGGGCGGCATCTGGGTGCACGCGGTGTCCGTGGGCGAAAGCATTGCGGCGGCGCCGATGATTCGCGCGTTATTGCAACGCTATCCGACGCTGCCGATCACCGTGACCTGCATGACACCGACCGGGTCCGAACGCATCCACGCATTGTTTGCCAACGAACCGCGCATCCAGCACTGCTATTTGCCTTATGACTTGCCGTGCGCAGCGGCGCGATTTCTTGATCGGGTCCAGCCAACACTGGCGGTGATCATGGAGACCGAACTCTGGCCCAACCATATCCACCAATGCGCCAAACGCGGGATTCCTGTGGCGCTGGCCAATGCACGGCTGTCCGAGCGTTCTGCCAAAGGCTATGGCCGTTTCGGCAAACTGACCCAGCCGATGCTCGCCGAGATGAGTCTGTTCGCGGTGCAGACCGAAGCCGAAGCCCAGCGCTTCCGTGATTTGGGTGCCCGTGCAGAAACCGTTGAAGTGACCGGCTCGATCAAGTTCGACCTGACCATCGACCCGCAACTGCTCCAGCGTGCCGCCGAGCTGCGCGGGCAATGGCAGGCCCAGGAGCGTCCGGTGTGGATCGCCGCCAGTACGCACGACGGTGAGGACGAAGTGGTCCTTGCGGCGCATCGCCAGTTGCTTGCCGGTCATCCCGATGCGTTGCTGATTCTGGTGCCGCGTCATCCCGAGCGATTCAATTCGGTGTTCGAGTTGTGCAAGCAACAGGGGTTCGCCACGGTGCGGCGCTCCACCGGCGAGCCGGTGATCGCGGGGACTTCGGTTTTGCTCGGCGACACCATGGGCGAGTTGCTGTTTCTCTATGCCTTGGCTGATAGCGCGTTTGTAGGCGGCAGTCTGGTGCCGAACGGTGGCCACAATTTGCTGGAACCCGCCGCCCTGGCGAAACCGGTGCTTAGTGGGCCGCACCTGTTCAACTTCCTCGAAATCGCCGCGCAGTTGCGCAGCGCGGGAGCGTTGCAGGAAGTGGAGGATGCCGAAGGATTGGCGCTGGCGGTGCAGCGACTGTTCGAATTGCCGCGCGATGCGCAGCGAATGGCGGAGGCGGGGTTGAAAGTGATGCGCACCAATCAGGGCGCGTTGCAGCGGTTGCTGGATGGGTTGGGGCGGTTGATCGACAAAACTTGA
- a CDS encoding TolC family outer membrane protein, which yields MLRKLSLAVAVSCASNGMAWAAEAPLSTNTDLVSVYQEAVDNNADLAAARAQYGAQKEVVPQARAGLLPNISGGAQVANVRTDINQPSAIANRSANSYQATLAQPLFRADRWFQYQAAKDVNEQAALQLSATEQNLILQTAENYFNVLRSQDNLASTKAEEAAFKRQLDQSNERFDVGLSDKTDVLQSQASYDTARANRIVAQRQVDDAFEALITLTNRQYNSIQGIVHTLPILPPAPNDAKAWVDTAAKQNLNLLASNYAVSAAEETLKQRKAGHAPTVDAVAKYEKGDNDAFGFSNPNAFGQSYGGPVEQRTLALQLNIPIYSGGLTSSQVRESYSRLDQTEQQREGLRRQIVENTRNLHRAVNTDVEQVQARKQSIISNQSAVEATEIGYQVGTRNIVDVLDAQRQLYTSVRNYNNTRYDYILDNLRLKQAAGTLNPGDLQDLKRYLKADYNPDKDFLPPDLAKAAAEQLKARP from the coding sequence GGAATGGCCTGGGCAGCAGAAGCGCCCTTATCGACCAATACCGATCTGGTCAGCGTCTACCAGGAAGCGGTGGACAACAACGCCGACCTGGCCGCTGCCCGCGCCCAATACGGCGCCCAGAAAGAAGTCGTGCCCCAGGCCCGCGCCGGGTTGCTGCCGAATATCTCGGGCGGCGCCCAGGTGGCCAACGTGCGCACCGACATCAATCAACCCTCGGCGATTGCCAACCGCAGCGCCAACTCTTATCAGGCAACGCTGGCACAGCCACTGTTCCGTGCCGATCGCTGGTTCCAGTATCAGGCCGCCAAGGACGTCAATGAGCAGGCCGCGCTGCAACTCTCCGCGACCGAGCAAAACCTGATTCTGCAAACCGCTGAAAACTACTTCAACGTGCTGCGCAGCCAGGACAATCTGGCCTCGACCAAGGCTGAGGAAGCGGCGTTCAAACGCCAACTCGATCAATCCAATGAACGCTTCGACGTCGGCCTTTCGGACAAGACCGACGTGCTGCAATCGCAGGCCAGTTACGACACGGCACGGGCCAACCGGATCGTTGCCCAGCGTCAGGTGGATGATGCGTTTGAAGCGTTGATCACCCTGACCAACCGTCAGTACAACTCGATTCAGGGCATCGTCCACACCTTGCCGATCCTGCCGCCGGCCCCCAACGATGCCAAGGCCTGGGTCGACACCGCCGCCAAACAGAACCTGAATCTGCTGGCCAGCAACTACGCGGTCAGCGCCGCTGAAGAAACCCTCAAGCAGCGCAAGGCCGGCCACGCACCAACGGTGGATGCAGTGGCCAAGTATGAGAAGGGCGACAACGACGCCTTCGGTTTCAGCAACCCGAATGCCTTCGGCCAGTCTTATGGCGGCCCTGTCGAGCAGCGCACCCTGGCCTTGCAACTGAACATCCCGATCTACAGCGGCGGCCTGACCAGCTCTCAGGTTCGCGAGTCGTACTCGCGCCTGGACCAGACTGAACAACAGCGTGAAGGCCTGCGCCGGCAAATTGTGGAAAACACCCGCAACCTGCACCGCGCGGTGAACACCGATGTGGAGCAGGTGCAGGCGCGCAAGCAGTCGATCATCTCCAACCAGAGCGCGGTGGAAGCGACTGAAATCGGTTATCAGGTGGGAACACGAAACATCGTCGATGTGCTCGATGCCCAGCGTCAGCTGTACACCTCGGTGCGCAACTACAACAACACCCGCTACGACTACATCCTCGACAACCTGCGTTTGAAGCAGGCCGCCGGCACGTTGAACCCGGGGGATTTGCAGGACCTGAAACGCTATCTCAAGGCTGACTACAACCCGGATAAAGACTTCCTGCCACCGGATCTGGCCAAGGCAGCAGCGGAGCAGCTCAAAGCCCGGCCGTAA